In Montipora capricornis isolate CH-2021 chromosome 4, ASM3666992v2, whole genome shotgun sequence, a single genomic region encodes these proteins:
- the LOC138046703 gene encoding uncharacterized protein translates to MAVNLASNVRQALEGLPLATTLHCWLDSSVALHWIGDRGEYRQLVSNRVKKIQTLPNVVWHHVPSADNPADLGSRGGSVTGEQLWWNGPTWLTDPANWPPEVVTKPSPESLAERKVQQELFAVGVEGKSDLEVVLEKFDLRKALRIGAWVARFLRNSRNSTSKAKGLLSTAEVLRHETFLVKKAQKQGFNNVSFEQDQEQLNLQPNEEGVLECRGRIQGEYPVYLPDTALLAAKIVQRAHVTTLHGGVGLTMASVRERYWIPRT, encoded by the coding sequence ATGGCAGTGAATTTGGCCAGCAATGTACGCCAAGCATTGGAAGGACTTCCTCTTGCGACTACTCTTCATTGCTGGCTTGACAGCTCAGTAGCCCTACATTGGATTGGAGATCGGGGAGAATACCGTCAGCTCGTCTCGAATCGCGTAAAGAAGATTCAGACCCTTCCAAACGTGGTATGGCATCATGTTCCATCAGCAGACAATCCAGCCGACCTGGGAAGTCGTGGTGGTAGTGTAACTGGAGAGCAGCTGTGGTGGAATGGACCCACCTGGCTTACAGATCCAGCCAATTGGCCACCTGAAGTCGTAACAAAACCTTCCCCAGAGAGTTTAGCAGAAAGAAAGGTGCAACAAGAGTTATTCGCAGTGGGAGTAGAAGGCAAGAGTGACCTCGAAGTCGTCCTTGAGAAGTTTGACTTGCGCAAAGCATTGAGAATTGGTGCTTGGGTAGCGAGATTCTTGCGCAATTCTCGGAACTCCACCAGTAAAGCCAAGGGTCTACTGAGCACAGCCGAGGTCCTTAGGCATGAGACGTTCTTAGTCAAGAAAGCCCAGAAGCAAGGATTCAACAACGTCAGTTTCGAGCAAGACCAAGAGCAGCTGAACCTGCAACCGAATGAAGAGGGTGTGCTCGAATGCCGAGGACGTATCCAAGGCGAGTATCCTGTGTACCTGCCGGACACGGCTCTACTTGCGGCGAAGATTGTGCAACGTGCCCATGTAACTACACTCCATGGGGGAGTTGGCCTAACAATGGCCAGCGTAAGAGAGAGATACTGGATACCCCGCACTTAG
- the LOC138044749 gene encoding tetratricopeptide repeat protein 28-like, whose translation MEYYEKDLSIAKEVGNRDGEGSAYGNLGIAYFSLGNFKQAIEYYEKGLSIAKEVGNRAGEGSAYGNLGSAYLTLGNFKQAIEYCEKSLTIAKEVGNRAGEGSAYGNLGNAYHSLGNFKQAIEYYKKNLSIAKEVGDRSGEGKTYGNLGDAYFSLGNFKQAIEYSEKHLSFAKEVGNRAGQGSAYGKLGNAYHSLGNFKQAIEYYEKDLSIAKEVGDRAREGSAYGNLGNAYHSLGNFKQAIEYYEKDLSIAKEVGDRAREGSAYGNLGNAYLSLGNFKQAIEYNEKCLSRTKEVGDRAGEGSAYAYLGNAYRSLGNFKQAIEYHEHSRSIFKEIETCLGEGIAWYLQGYDHELLGSLTNALNCYRLSIKHFDETRHSLKSEDEWKISFRDSKSVSYTALWRTLLKNGEIEEALYAAEKGRAQALMDILKDQYGIHYQSFSAYAPNQTLTAGLEHLPSQAVFVALDENKITFWVLRKDSKISFRQNEIANGSADFKMETILKGIGVGDGIRCENRSLDPLRRDLSCSEKPISEETRLPSSSSVNSLQPLYDVLLGPIADLLQGNELIVVPDGPFCLAPYSALSESIRIRTVPSLTAFNVIVGAPEDFHSKTGALLVGDPWLKEVTNKKGEPILEQLPCAKQEVEMIGQLLQTTPLTGKRATKSEVLKCMKSVALVHIAAHGCQETGEIALAPNTERKSPIPKEEDFILKMSDVQRISLRARLVVLSCCHSGRGEVNSEGVVGIARAFLCAGARSVLVSLWAIDDEVTLLFMRRFYQHLVDGKSASVALQQAMKSFRESKQYCAIKHWAPFVLVGDDVTLEFSKIESMSKMLEDYLAEPDASVIAELVKKKV comes from the exons atggagtactacgaaaaagatcttagtattgctaaagaagtaggtaatagggatggagagggatcagcctatggaaatctgggaattgcctatttcagtctaggtaattttaaacaagctataGAGTACTACGAAAAgggtcttagtattgcaaaagaagtaggtaatagggctggggagggatcagcctatggaaatctgggaagtgCCTATCTTAcgctaggtaattttaaacaagccattgagtactgcgAAAAAAGTCTAactattgcaaaagaagtagggaatagggctggggagggatcagcctatggaaatctgggaaatgcctatcatagtctaggtaattttaaacaagccattgagtactacaaaaaaaatcttagtattgcaaaagaagtaggggataggtcTGGGGAGGGAaaaacctatggaaatctgggagaTGCCTAttttagtctaggtaattttaaacaagccattgagtactccgaaaaacatcttagttttgcaaaagaagtaggtaatagggctgggcagggatcagcctatggaaagctgggaaatgcctatcatagtctaggtaattttaaacaagccattgagtactacgaaaaagatcttagtattgcaaaagaagtaggcgATAGGGCtcgggagggatcagcctatggaaatctgggaaatgcctatcatagtctaggtaattttaaacaagccattgagtactacgaaaaagatcttagtattgcaaaagaagtaggcgATAGGGCtcgggagggatcagcctatggaaatctgggaaatgcctatcttagtctaggtaattttaaacaagccattgagtacaaCGAAAAATGTCTTAGTCGtactaaagaagtaggggacagggctggggagggatcagcctatgcatatctgggaaatgcctatcgtagtctaggtaattttaaacaagccattgagtaccatGAACACAGTCGTAGTATTTTCAAGGAAATTGAGACCTGTCTAGGAGAAGGAATCGCGTGGTATTTGCAAGGTTATGATCATGAATTGTTGGGTTCCTTGACTAATGCACTCAATTGTTATCGTTTAagtataaaacattttgatgaaacgAGGCATAGTCTAAAGTCAGAAGATGAATGGAAAATAAGTTTTCGTGATTCTAAAAGCGTTTCATACACTGCTCTGTGGAGGAcacttttgaagaatggagagattgaagaagctttgtatgctgctgaaAAAGGTCGAGCACAGGCTTTGATGGATATTTTGAAAGATCAATACGGCATTCACTATCAGTCATTTTCTGCATATGCTCCGAATCAAACTCTTACCGCTGGCTTGGAGCATTTACCTTCACAAGCCGTTTTTGTGGCACTTGACGAGAACAAGATCACGTTTTGGGTGCTAAGAAAAGACAGCAAGATCAGCTTTCGACAAAACGAAATCGCGAATGGAAGTGCTGATTTTAAGATGGAAACTATTTTGAAAGGGATCGGCGTAGGGGATGGTATCAGATGCGAGAATCGTTCTTTGGATCCACTACGCAGGGACCTGTCTTGCAGCGAAAAACCTATTAGTGAGGAAACACGTCTACCATCTTCATCCTCCGTTAACTCTTTACAACCGTTGTATGATGTCTTACTCGGGCCAATTGCAGACTTGCTCCAAGGAAATGAGTTAATCGTTGTTcccgatggaccattttgcttggctccatATTCTGCATTGAGTGAATCTATCAGGATCCGCACCGTTCCCTCGTTGACCGCTTTTAATGTGATCGTTGGTGCACCTGAAGACTTCCACAGTAAGACTGGAGCACTGCTTGTAGGTGATCCGTGGTTGAAGGAAGTTACTAACAAGAAAGGGGAGCCCATTTTGGAACAGCTTCCTTGCGCAAAACAAGAAGTGGAGATGATTGGACAACTTCTGCAGACAACACCACTGACTGGAAAACGTGCCACGAAATCTGAGGTGCTGAAATGTATGAAATCAGTTGCTTTAGTTCACATTGCAGCACATGGATGTCAAGAAACGGGAGAAATTGCCTTAGCCCCAAATACCGAACGGAAATCGCCAATCCCCAAAGAGGAagacttcattttgaaaatgtcggaTGTTCAGAGAATTTCTCTTCGAGCAAGACTAGTTGTGCTGAGCTGTTGTCACAGTGGCCGGGGAGAAGTGAACTCTGAGGGAGTGGTGGGAATTgcaagggctttcctgtgtgctggtgctcggtctgttttggtttcactctgggcaattgatgaCGAGGTAACGTTGCTGTTCATGAGGAGATTCTACCAGCACCTGGTAGATGGAAAAAGCGCAAGTGTAGCTCTTCAACAAGCAATGAAATCTTTCCGAGAGTCAAAGCAGTATTGCGCTATAAAacactgggcgccatttgtgctggttggcgatgatgtcacgctggaattttcaaaaattg aatcGATGTCTAAGATGCTAGAGGACTACCTGGCGGAGCCTGACGCTTCAGTGATTGCcgaacttgtaaaaaaaaaagtataa
- the LOC138046704 gene encoding G-protein-signaling modulator 2-like, with translation MVDGKLEAVEQRMLELAIAISAEDRNLEGRAHFHLGGAYFNLPDYQQAIKHYAQALHIFIEIGCRAGEGSAYGNLGIAYKNLGNFKQAIEYYEKQLSIAKEIGNRAVEGSAYGNLGNAYFSLGNFKQAIKYSEKHLSIAKEVVLLKKSVIGMERDQPVEIWEMRILV, from the exons ATGGTAGATGGGAAGTTAGAAGCTGTAGAGCAGCGAATGCTAGAGCTTGCCATTGCGATAAGTGCAGAAGACAGGAATCTTGAAGGAAGGGCTCATTTTCATCTCGGCGGTGCATACTTCAACCTACCTGATTATCAACAGGCCATAAAACATTATGCACAAGCATTACATATTTTCATAGAAATAGGCTgcagggctggggagggatcagcctatggaaatctgggaattgcctataaaaatctaggtaattttaaacaagccattgagtactacgaaaaacagcttagtattgcaaaagaaattgGTAATAGGGCTgtggagggatcagcctatggaaatcttgGAAATGCCTAttttagtctaggtaattttaaacaagccattaaGTACtccgaaaaacatcttagtattgcaaaagaagtag tattgctaaagaagtcgGTAATAGGGATGGAGAGGGATCAGCCtgtggaaatctgggaaatgcgtaTCTTAgtttag